The following is a genomic window from uncultured Draconibacterium sp..
TAAAAACCGGAAAATTATATTCATAAAAATAGTGAACATGCAAGAAGTCTGTTACAAATCCATTAAACATCCTATCCAGGATATTTCCATAGGCACCACCAATCAAAATAAAAAACGGAAGTAATAATCTGAATTTTCGATCTTTAATTTTCCAAATCATTACGAAAGCAAACAGGGTTGCAGAAATAGTAAGTAGAAAAATTAACGGAAGTCTGATACTACGTTTAATTGAACTTAAAAAGCCAAAAGCAATTGAGTGATTCTCCACATATCGAAGGTCAAAAGCATTTTCAATTAATACGATTGAATTTTCTTTCAAATTTGTTTTGGCAAGTTCTTTTGTTTTTAAATCGGCTGAACACCCCGAAATCATAAATGATATTAAAATCAAATACTTAATTATTGTCCTTTTCATTTTTTAATAGTTTTATATTCAGGGTTTCTCCCTGCTGGTACGGATTCACAATCAGTCTCTCAGCCAACGATTCCTTTTGAGCTACACCGCTAACATCCCAAAGTTTCGGGAGGCGGGACCAAAAGTTCCAATAAATTATCGTGGATTATTCCATCCGGCTAAAACTCCTCCAAGGGCAAAATCAAGAAAAACGAGGATCACCACTATTGCTGCAATAATTCCGATAATTATAAACAGTTTTTTTGTTTTTATTTCCGTTTGTTGTCTATTCTCCATGATATACTTTTTTATTAAACTGAACGCCGAACCACAGTCATCAGCCATTTTCTATTACCGCGTATTGTCCTTTCTAATAATTCATATTTCCATATACCTATTTTCTATATTGAAAAGCAGATTATTTGATTGGTGAAAAACTGGTTGCATTCATTATTTTTGACTCTTGTTTTTCCAGCATTGGTAAAGCTGCAGGAATAAATTTTTCTAACCATTCTGAATCATTATATAGAGCTTTTCTTTTTTCTATTCTTTCGTTAAAACTTTCATACTCCCATATGTGAATAATTTGATTCAACTCTCCTGTTTCTGCGTACCAATAACCTTTTAATTTTGAATATTTAGAGATAATGGGAAGTCCAATTTCCTCAAAATGTTTTATATATTGATTCATTTTCCCAATTTTCACTGTATAAGTTCTCATTTCATATATCATAATTTATCTTTTTAAATGTATTTTAACATTTTTCCTTTATATCAATCCGTCCTTTTTTAATAGTGTGGAAATTGATTATTGAAGAATCTATGTTTTTAATTTTCAAATATCTTTTTTGGTAAAAAAACATATCTCCCGTATTAATTTTGTAAACACATAATTTATTTGTCGGGTTCTTTTTTGCATAAAGCACAGCGGTTGGTACATGTTCTCGAGGCGGATTTCGGAGCGCGTCAGTGTCCGAAAGGACATGACGGTCAAGAAAGGAGCAGAGACAACGAACACCACTGACCCCGCAATGCAATTTACAATTGTTAGGCACAGGTGTTTTTATTTCATCAAGGCATATTCATCAATAATCAATGACCCGAACCTGTCATTTTCTACTTTAACCCATCCATATCTATTCTCTATTTTTATGCCTAAATATTTAATCTCATTAAATACAAAATTTCCAATGATTCTACTTTCATTGCGGTTCAGGTAACTTTGTAGAATTAAAGTTTCTTCTATGTTGCCAGACCAGTTTCTCTCGTGATTTAATTTGTCCAAGTAGGATAAGCTGTCTGAGTAATTATTTATTGTTGATAGAACTATTTGTATTCCATCTTTTTTGGTAATTTTTGTTTCTAATCCAAAACCTGTAGTCAATGGAATTGGTGTTT
Proteins encoded in this region:
- the lspA gene encoding signal peptidase II, which encodes MKRTIIKYLILISFMISGCSADLKTKELAKTNLKENSIVLIENAFDLRYVENHSIAFGFLSSIKRSIRLPLIFLLTISATLFAFVMIWKIKDRKFRLLLPFFILIGGAYGNILDRMFNGFVTDFLHVHYFYEYNFPVFNVADVLVNIGVFLIIIQWKDFRPIFDHLFSGKSELITE
- a CDS encoding NIPSNAP family protein, which gives rise to MIYEMRTYTVKIGKMNQYIKHFEEIGLPIISKYSKLKGYWYAETGELNQIIHIWEYESFNERIEKRKALYNDSEWLEKFIPAALPMLEKQESKIMNATSFSPIK